The following coding sequences lie in one Zingiber officinale cultivar Zhangliang chromosome 2B, Zo_v1.1, whole genome shotgun sequence genomic window:
- the LOC122047368 gene encoding fructose-1,6-bisphosphatase, cytosolic isoform X2, with the protein MDHEADAHRTDLMTITRYVLNEQSRYPESRGDFSILLSHIVLGCKFVCTTVNKAGLAKLLGLAGETNVQGEEQKKLDVLSNEVFVKALISSGRTCILVSEEDEEATFVDPSLRGKYCVVFDPLDGSSNIDCGVSIGTIFGIYMVKDKENVTIDDVLQPGKNMLAAGYCMYGSSCMIPKKGKIYSVNEGNAKNWDRPTTKYVEKCKFPDDGSSPKSLRYVGSMVADVHRTLLYGGIFLYPSDKKSPDGKLRVLYEVFPMSFLMEQAGGQSFTGKQRALDLVPTKIHERSPIFLGSYDDVEEIKALYAAEENND; encoded by the exons ATGGATCACGAGGCGGATGCGCACCGGACCGACCTTATGACCATCACCAGGTACGTTCTCAACGAGCAGTCGCGGTACCCGGAATCGCGTGGCGACTTCAGCATCCTCCTTTCGCACATCGTCCTCGGCTGCAAGTTCGTCTGCACCACCGTCAACAAG GCCGGGCTTGCTAAGCTCTTAGGACTTGCTGGGGAGACGAATGTACAG GGCGAAGAGCAAAAGAAGCTTGATGTGCTTTCCAACGAAGTCTTTGTCAAAGCTTTGATAAGCAGTGGGAGAACT TGCATTCTAGTCTCGGAAGAGGATGAAGAGGCTACTTTTGTAGATCCATCTCTGCGCGGAAA ATATTGTGTGGTCTTTGATCCACTGGATGGCTCCTCAAACATCGACTGTGGTGTCTCTATTGGAACA ATTTTTGGCATTTACATGGTTAAAGACAAGGAGAATGTGACTATAGATGATGTATTACAACCTGGGAAGAATATGCTAGCAGCTGGGTATTGCATGTACGGCAGTTCTTGCATG ATACCAAAGAAAGGCAAAATATATTCAGTGAATGAAGGCAATGCCAAGAATTGGGATCGACCTACAACAAA GTATGTGGAAAAATGCAAATTCCCCGATGATGGTTCCTCACCAAAATCTCTGAGATACGTTGGAAG CATGGTGGCTGATGTACATCGAACCCTGCTTTATGGAGGCATCTTTTTATACCCTTCTGACAAGAAGAGTCCTGATGGGAAATTACG TGTTTTATATGAAGTCTTCCCCATGTCATTCTTGATGGAACAAGCAGGTGGTCAATCTTTCACTGGAAAGCAACGG GCTCTTGACTTAGTTCCTACAAAAATTCACGAGAGGTCACCCATATTTCTAGGCAGCTACGATGATGTTGAGGAGATTAAAGCGCTGTATGCTGCTGAAGAAAACAACGATTGA
- the LOC122047366 gene encoding uncharacterized protein LOC122047366 isoform X2, producing the protein MATEEESTVKEPLDLIRLSLDERIYVKLRSDRELRGKLHGTEKKKIKGKKKRTQRRRNLNLSAPGAFRPPLSLLESRRRTQKHILRTKDFAIRSIICWFVFSVLTTVRFCFFCPVFPFFLFFFVFVMFFYCW; encoded by the exons ATGGCGACCGAAGAGGAGAGCACGGTCAAGGAGCCTCTCGATCTCATCAGGTTAAGCCTAGACGAGCGCATCTACGTCAAGCTCCGATCCGACCGAGAACTTCGAGGAAAGCTTCAC ggcacggagaagaaaaagataaaagggaagaagaaaagaacgcaaagaagaagaaatctgaaCCTAAGCGCTCCTGGAGCTTTCCGTCCTCCGCTGTCGTTGCTTGAGTCACGCCGTCGTACCCAG AAGCATATTTTGCGAACTAAAGATTTTGCAATCAGAAGCATAATTTGCTGGTTCGTGTTCAGTGTTCTTACTACTGTCCGATTTTGCTTTTTTTGTCctgtttttcccttttttttgtttttttttgtttttgtcatGTTTTTCTATTGTTGGTAG
- the LOC122047368 gene encoding fructose-1,6-bisphosphatase, cytosolic isoform X1, translating into MDHEADAHRTDLMTITRYVLNEQSRYPESRGDFSILLSHIVLGCKFVCTTVNKAGLAKLLGLAGETNVQGEEQKKLDVLSNEVFVKALISSGRTCILVSEEDEEATFVDPSLRGKYCVVFDPLDGSSNIDCGVSIGTIFGIYMVKDKENVTIDDVLQPGKNMLAAGYCMYGSSCMLVLSTGSGVNGFTLDPSLGEFILTHPYIKIPKKGKIYSVNEGNAKNWDRPTTKYVEKCKFPDDGSSPKSLRYVGSMVADVHRTLLYGGIFLYPSDKKSPDGKLRVLYEVFPMSFLMEQAGGQSFTGKQRALDLVPTKIHERSPIFLGSYDDVEEIKALYAAEENND; encoded by the exons ATGGATCACGAGGCGGATGCGCACCGGACCGACCTTATGACCATCACCAGGTACGTTCTCAACGAGCAGTCGCGGTACCCGGAATCGCGTGGCGACTTCAGCATCCTCCTTTCGCACATCGTCCTCGGCTGCAAGTTCGTCTGCACCACCGTCAACAAG GCCGGGCTTGCTAAGCTCTTAGGACTTGCTGGGGAGACGAATGTACAG GGCGAAGAGCAAAAGAAGCTTGATGTGCTTTCCAACGAAGTCTTTGTCAAAGCTTTGATAAGCAGTGGGAGAACT TGCATTCTAGTCTCGGAAGAGGATGAAGAGGCTACTTTTGTAGATCCATCTCTGCGCGGAAA ATATTGTGTGGTCTTTGATCCACTGGATGGCTCCTCAAACATCGACTGTGGTGTCTCTATTGGAACA ATTTTTGGCATTTACATGGTTAAAGACAAGGAGAATGTGACTATAGATGATGTATTACAACCTGGGAAGAATATGCTAGCAGCTGGGTATTGCATGTACGGCAGTTCTTGCATG CTTGTATTGAGCACTGGAAGTGGCGTGAATGGTTTCACGCTTGATCCTTCTCTTGGGGAGTTCATACTTACACATCCATATATTAAG ATACCAAAGAAAGGCAAAATATATTCAGTGAATGAAGGCAATGCCAAGAATTGGGATCGACCTACAACAAA GTATGTGGAAAAATGCAAATTCCCCGATGATGGTTCCTCACCAAAATCTCTGAGATACGTTGGAAG CATGGTGGCTGATGTACATCGAACCCTGCTTTATGGAGGCATCTTTTTATACCCTTCTGACAAGAAGAGTCCTGATGGGAAATTACG TGTTTTATATGAAGTCTTCCCCATGTCATTCTTGATGGAACAAGCAGGTGGTCAATCTTTCACTGGAAAGCAACGG GCTCTTGACTTAGTTCCTACAAAAATTCACGAGAGGTCACCCATATTTCTAGGCAGCTACGATGATGTTGAGGAGATTAAAGCGCTGTATGCTGCTGAAGAAAACAACGATTGA